A stretch of DNA from Desulfosarcina ovata subsp. ovata:
CCGTTCGAGGATTGTATGGTGAAAAATTATTGATGAGCGTCCATCCTCGAATACTCAACTGCGCTGCATCCATCGATCCATGAAAATATTGGGTACTGTACAGGTGGCGATCCATTCTTTGCATCAACCGGTCAACCATGTTACTGGTTCGGTGTGCTTTAGGATGATCGTAGGCAACACGATAGGCGGCAATGTTTTTCCGTAACTTCGTTATGGGATCTATGATAACGGATGGCACAGCATTCTTTTCGCACCATTCGTACAACCTTCTTATTCTTTGGGAAAACGATGCCTTACTTTCAGCGCGATAACACTCCCATAGCTTTGATGCGGCGTTTTCAAAAATATCTCGGTATTTCTTTTTGGCACGGTCACGAATTTTGATAAACACATGAAGAAAACAGCAAATGATAACTACTGCCGGGAAGAGGAATTGCCACGCATTTCGGGTGGCTTTCCAGCCGTCCATATTCACGGTTTCCGGTGAATATTCCGGCTTTATACACTGGGCCTCTTGTTTGTACACTTGATACGCATCTGTTAACGCTTGTTCTCCGGCGTCTTTGGCAACGGCTGCACCGAGAATACAGCCATCACCAACTGTCGTGGCCACATACGTTTTTTCACCTAAAATTCGAGTATGCTTTTCATCAGCGGCAAGATGTTCGGGAACATCTTGAGGATTTCGGACAGTTGTTCCGACAATGCTGTTTCGCCCGATAGATTGTTCGATTCGATACCAATACATGGGATCTTTTCCGAAAACACGACTTATGGCCCAAAATGGTATGTCGAACTTTCTAAAAAACATTGCATCTTCGATTTCGTCAACAAATCCAACGAGGTATGGCAGTACAAATGAAGGACGAATGGTGTAAGCAACACCGGATATTTTAATTCGACGGATCCATATGGATTGTTTTTTTGAGTAATAAAGATCCTTCATCCGATATCCATTTTCGATTTCAGCCGGGAATAATTCCGGAAACAGTTCGATCCTTTTGTTTACGGAAGTTCTGAAATCAACCGGGTTGAGTATGTTGCATTCATAATTGCCTTGAGAAAAGGGCAAACATATGATTCTGTTGTTTCGGTTAGCGGATCTTGTATCTGCTATTCCCATATAGTTAGAGACCTCCTTTGGCGGGATGTGTCTCTAACTATATAAAATTATTAGTAAAAAGTCTAGACTCAAATCTTCAATAATATCAACATGTTGTGTTTTTGTCGGGGGATAGGCCACTGTATGTTCGGCTTATTGGAATCAAACTCCCCAAAATCCGTTATAATCAGGAAATTTCATATATTCTGGACGTAGATGTAAGAACAGTCCGTCGATGGGAAGTTCGTGAATATAGTCCTCCACCCTATCTTGCTGATGCAATCCGGCAACGTCTTCTCCCATTTTTAAATAATGAGTCACAAAATAATTCATTGTTCCGGTTTGTTGATCTGTTTTCCGGTATTGGAGGAATGCGTATTGGCTTTGAGGAACACGGCGGGCGATGCGTATTTTCAAGTGAATGGAATAATTTTGCCCAAAAGACTTATCTTGAGAACTTTCCAAATTCCGCAACTCATTCTGAGGATAGGGGGTCGCACCAAATTAACCAATTGACATAAAAGAATAAAAGATGAAAAAATAGCCTCTGAAAGCACCTTAGGCGGCCACTTTTAGGGCCAAAAAACCTATTCTAAGCAAATATAAACGATGGCACGCGCTTACAGACACTTTATTCCTGGATATAATTGGCACATCACCCACCGATGCCACAAAAGAGATTTTCTTTTAAAATTCGCCAAAGATCGAACACGTTGGATGGAACTCCTCTTCGAAGCAAAAATGAAGTTCAGTCTATCAATCCTCAATTTTATTATCACATCCAATCATATTCATCTCATTCTATCATCAAGTGAGAACCCTCAGGCCATCCCCGGAGCCATGCAGTTGATAGCTGGCAGAACGGCACAGGAATATAATCGACGCAAAAAACGAAAAGGTGCCTTTTGGCAAGACCGCTATCATGCAACTGCCATCGAATCCGGCAAACATTTATGGCGATGCCTGGTATATGTCGACCTGAACATGGTTCGGGCAGGTGTCGTGAACCACCCGTCAGAATGGAAATGGAGTGGATATCATGAAATCCAACACCCGAAGGACCGATATCGCTTAATCGATCACCGTGCGCTAAAAAGATTGCTTAATGTGGACTCGCATGAAAGATTAGCCACAGCCCATTTAGATTGGATCTCAAGCCAGCTGATAGAAAAACCGCAGCGACAAAAACATTTCGTAGAAAGTATTGCTGTAGGTGGAGAACCATTCATTAAAAAGCTACAGACAGCTTTGGGAATCAAATCAATAGGTAAAAAGAAACGCCGATTACGAAGCGATGAATATCATCTACGAGAAACCATAGAGAAATACGGGAACGAGGATCGCATCCCTCAGCATAAAGACGAATTGAAAGAGCCTTGGGACAATACCATCCCCTTGGTTCTTTAGGTCATGATATTAAAATGATGTTTTTGCGGCTCAAACATGCCATCTAAGCTACAATAATGGGTGTAGAAAATGTCTTTTTCCACTTAATTACAATGGTTTAATTTGGTGCGACCCGGAAACCCCTGGTGCGACCCGGAAACCCCTGACCCGGAAACCCCTGCTTGAAACTACGAGGATTTTTGGATCTTCGGCTGTGCCTTTTCCCGGCCCCTTAGCATGGCGTTATACAGGCAAAAGTAATGAACAATTCATCACTTTATGATAAGAAAAGCATTGATGAAGTCGCAAAAATTTTAAATCTTTCTAAGCGGCTATGTAATGGTATACGAAAACATTTTGGTGAGTCCTTATCGCTATATGATTTGTCGCAAATAACATGGAGAGACTTTTACCCTTGCAAAGGTCTTGGAATTAAAAGCTGGCGCGAATTTAGCGACGCAATATCAATTATTGACATTCCAAAAAAGGCTGTAAAAATTCTCGATAAACCAAGTTCAAACAAAATAATTATCGAAATTGATATCTCGAAATCCTTTTCAAAAGTTATTAAAGAACTATCTGATATAATGAAAGCTTCTGTATATCGGGATAGGGAGTAGCCTCGCGGCCACCCCCTCCCACACCACCCGGCATACGGATCGCGTACCAAGGCGGTTCGGCTGATCAGGAAGGTTATTGAGCAGGCAGGAATAGTCCTCGTTCGAAGAAGTAACGGTTTGGTAGAGCAAATATCACCCACTTGACCTTGCTCATGCGCCAGTACTTTTTGCGGGCGTTACCGCAAAGCATGGCGTCCTTATGCGCAATGCCAAGCTTTTTGAGGTTTCGGACCTTGGTCCTGGGGTTTTTCCATTGTTTCCAGACAACGCACCGCAGCCGGCGGATGATCCAGCCATTGAGTGACTTGAACAGGTGCCTGGCTTCTGTCAGGCGATAATAGTTCCACCAGCCAATCAGGTACTGATTCAGATCTTTGATAATCTGGCTCAGACTTCTCCCTTGATTACGGTTCGTCAGTTCCCGGACTCGCTCCTTGAAACGTGAAATTGTTTTCCGGTGGATCCGGATCTTGGTCTGTCCACACATACTGATAAAGGTAAATCCCAGGAATTTGCGGAGCCATGGTCGGCTCACTGCGCTTTTCTCCTCGTTCACCTTGAGCTTGAGCTTCGCGGTGATGAACTTCGTGATGCTCTTGTTCACACGCTCGGCGGCTTTCCGGCTTTTGCAGTAGATCCTGAAGTCGTCAGCATACCTGACGAATTGGTGACCCCGCTTCTCCAATTCCTTATCCAGTTCATCGAGTACGATGTTGGAGAGCAACGGCGACAGAGGACCACCCTGGGGCGTTCCTTCTATGCTGGGACTGACAAGCCCCCCGATCATCGTTCCGGCCGTAAGGTACCGGCGGATCAATTTCAAGACCCGTTTGTCCCGGACCCTGGTGGCCAGCCGGCTTAAAAGCCGGTCGTGGTTAACTCGGTCAAAAAACTTGGACAAATCCATGTCAACCACGTGGGTGTACCCGTCCAGCAGATAGCCTTTGGCTTGTAGGACAGCGTCATGGGCTGATCGTCCTGGTCTGAATCCGTAGCTGTACTCAGAAAAGGTCGGGTCCCAGATCTGCTCCAATACCTGAGCTATCGTCTGTTGGATAAGGCGGTCCAATACCGTGGGGATACCAAGCAGGCGGACACCGCCATCCGGTTTGTCGATCTCCTTCCTTCTGACCGGTAAGGGACGATAATCCCCATTTAGCAGGTCCTGCTTGATCTTCGGCCAGTGCCTTTTCAGGTACCCTTTCAAGTGGTTGGTTTTCATGCCGTCCACACCCGGGGCGCCTTTATTGGCAACGACCTGGTTCATTGCTCTGAGCACATTACGTCGTTCGAGAATCAACTCCAACAACTGCTCTCTGCCTCCCAGACTTTCGGCAAGCCGCGACGCTACAAACATTTCCATCTGCTGTGGCTTTATGTTCATAAGTACACGTCTCCTAATGGTCATTTTCATTTACCCGTACCATTCGGGCCGGGCACCGTTCGGGCCTTTCACCGGGGTGAGCCTCCTGTTACGCTTGACCCGCGGGTAGCTCGCGCATCTCGTTTCCTCCGGTTACATTATGCCCTCTGCTGACTCCCGCTGCACGGTGGGCGCACCTTGCGGTTTGCTCACTCGGATCATCTGCCGCCGCCGGATCCTTTGGTTTCGTGTCCCTCTCCATAGCGGAGTTTGGCTCATCGCCGGTCAGGAGCCGGTCTTCCGACGATGCCGGGGGTTTTGGTGGCCGGAATCCCCCCTACCGGCAATTTCACACGACAAGTCCCGAGATGCAGCGGGCCTCCCGGGGTAAACACACATCTTTCGGTACGTAAGCGCCGAGTATACGAGCACTGCCTGAGATGGATAGAGGACTTAACCTTGTGTTGCAGGCTGGTCCCACAGATGCGCGCCTGACTCGATTTCTGTTCGTCACCCCGTACCTTCGCGACGGCCCTGCCGCAGCAGGGCGGCTTCCTCCCCAGGCACCGTTGCCGGATACCCAGTTGCCATGTCGCTACACCCTTCGCCTCCATCGGGCTGGGTCTAAGACTTGCCAAGCGATCCAACCGACTGATATGCTTGGCTCACTTTTAAGATGTGTGCCGTGCCCGGCACACAACCTAACAGTTGAGCGGGACCGGGAGAAGCCGTGCATTTTTTAACGTATGTCGGTAATTGACATCCAGTAAATATAATGAAGGCCTCAAGTTTTAATCTCCCGGCCCCTCACTTTCACGTTGGCAGAGAAGAAATTTCATATGGTAAAACAAAATGTAAAAGATATTCTCAAAGAAATGACCGAGAGTGATGACATTACTAAACCATGGCCAAAATTGGATTTGCTATTTTCCTTAGGATTTCCAGAAACTTTAAGAAATAATATTTGTCAATGGCACTGGCATAATCAAGAAGCTGCAACATTGGATGAAGTTTTCGAATTTGTTATTTCAAGTGAAAAAGATCCAAGGCCTGGATATCTAATCGCAAAAATGCTTGATTTCCGAAATGTTGGTATTAAGACTTATCTCAAACTTGTAAATACTCTTTCAGAAATCAACTTTGGACCACGGTGCAACCTCGTTTGGGAAAATAAATATACGACTTTCTTAAACTCCCATAGGGTCAGAGGCATAAAATTCAATTGGTCAAAACCAATCACTGAAGAAGGCAAGCTACTGGCAAAATTTAGAAATGGCACTCCATACATACAGAGGCGTCGTAAAAATACTGCCAACCAGTAGCTTAAGCGGACCGGGAAAAGCGGTGGCATTTTGACTATTGTAGTCTGTTGAAAGCCCTAATTATTTTGAACAGTTGGCGGTTTTTATTCCCGGCCCGCTTAGCTCGGGTTGTGCTTCAAAACGGAGACGGAGAATCTTTAATAATATATAAAAGTTACTGTGAGTGTTTCCGGGCAGACACAATATCTGGTGGCCGGATAATGTTAGAAAAAATGTTTAATCATACCATGATTGACCGCTTTTTCTTCTCGGAAGCTTTTGTATTTTAAAATCACATTTTGCGATTTTAAATAATATTCTCGACTTGAATGTTTAATATATTTCTTCATAAGATAAGGAATCTTTCACATGATTTCAATAACATCCGCTTCTAAAATGAAGTTTGTTTTTTTTGTATGTTCATTTATTATTTCAATTTTTAATATAGGCTGGGCGGGAAATGGACCTGATTTTAATAGGGTACTACTATCAGCTGAGAATGGTGATCTTGAATCGCAATATCTCTTAGGAGAACTCTATCAGTACGGAGAAGAGGTCAAACGAATCAAATCGATTCATTATGACGGTAAACCGGTCCAGGAAAATTTTAAAGAAGCCGCCAGGTGGTACCTGAAAGCGGCAAATCAAGGCCATATATATGCGCCTTTTCATTTAGGGTGTTTATATGAGTCCGGTAAAGGTGTTCAGCAAAGTAATATAGAAGCGATCAAGTGGTATCAAAAAGCCGCAAACCATGGCCATAAACCTTCTCAAGACAGAATGAAATGGGTGATGAGATTAGAAAGAGGGACGCTTATTAGAACGCTCCAGAGCACTATAAATAAAACAATTACAACATTAGATTTAGATGTCAATACAACAAGTTTTGTCGAAATAGGTGAGGACAAAAGAGCATCAATTCGTTCGATTTTAAGCGGCTTGTTTGATTTTCATGAATTTTCAAGGTGCGCGCTGGGTAACAGGTACTGGAATCAGTTTACGTCTGAACAACAGCAATCATTTTTAATTCTTCACCAAAAGCTTTTAGAAAATGGATTCATTAAATTTATGATAGGCTATCTTAGCGACGAAAATAACAATGGAGAAGAAGTAGCCTTTAAAATGGAAAAGGGAATCCAACGCAACAGCAATCATTTTTTCAGTTTGAAATATAAAGGTGACCAGAAGGCATATAAAAACGATGAGAATCGACCTTTTATGTTTGCAACTTTAGAACAGTCCGGTAGTAATTTTTTTACCTTTGATTTTTTTGTCAAAGATGGCGTATGGAAGGCTTATGACTATCACGTTTCGGGGATAAGCATAGCGAATCATCAACAATCGGACTTTAGAGATATTCTTGTAAAAGATTCACCTGAAAGGCTGCTGGGGAAATTGCAAAAGGAGATAAACAAGCAAAATTATGAAGCACATCTTAAGAAAACATCCGTGACCAAAACCCCAAAAAAAGTGCCTCTACTGAAGCCTGACAGCTTTGACGCCCGGGAGTTAAATTATGAAACAGAGTTGACTGCTCTCTTTTTAGGAGATTTTAACAATGCGCGCCTCAAACCGGACAGCGTGATTGTCAGTGCGATATACAAAAATTATCTCGAAGCTTATGGAAAGCACTGCGATGCCTGTCTGCCAGGTAATAAAGTACCCATTACCGTCTCTAAATGCGCTAAGGAAAGAATCACCAGGGACATTTGGGGCAATGAGAGCTCTTCATGTATTGAGTGGGTGGAGGTGCCGACCGGTTTATTTGCGGATCCGCGCCTCTATAACTCCAGCAACCGTTTGTCCTACGATGCAGGGATCGGAATGGCATTCAAGGGTATAGGCAGCGATGCGTTTTCCGTGCGCGGTGACATTGACGATGCTGTATCACTGGGTAATGATATGGACCAGCTCGTTCGTCAGAATGGATGTCAAAGTGCAGCTTTGAAGCGCTTTGAGCGGAACCTGTACCGGTTCGTGGAAAAGCAACCGCCCCTGCGGCTGCCAGGTAAGGAAACCCTGGCCTCAATACATGAAAAGGTAAAAATAAACTTAGATTCGGACCACCAGCCCTTTCAAGGTAGTACTTTTACTTTTTTCTCTCCGCAAGAATTCTTGCGGTTGAGACATGTGGTTTATTTTTCATTGCAATTCGCTTTGGCCGTGGTTTTTTAGGCCCTCGAGGGTGCTTTTGGTACTTTGATAATTTTACGTTGCCAGATAGTTTCTTAAGTAACCGAACCAGGTCGCCTGTTGGCATATCCCGAAAAACAACCCAATGCTCAACGTCGATGACGATCATCATCCCTTGGTAGACGCCTTCGATTTCATTGGCCACATAATAGCCCGATACATTTTGATCTATGAAATCGATACCATGCACACTGCCCAGCGCGGCTTTTACAACGGACATGCCGATGTAGGCGACCAGGGCAACGCAAAAACCGAAAAGGGCAGCACGAGGATAGCCCAAGGTGTTAATTTCAGAATTTAAATATTCAGCGAGACGTTGAAAGGCGGTTTCGATGGTCCAACGGTCCCGATACAACCTCGCGACTGTCTTTGCGTTCGCTGCGCTTTTTGACAGATTCGTGATGATGAGGATCTCGGTATCTCCATCACGGGTTTCGCCCTTCAGCTTCACGCGAATCCGCCTGAAGGGGTGCTCTTCGCCGGCCTCATCACGAACCCGAATGGGTTGCTCATATACCGCTCCGGTTTCAATTTTGCCGATATATTTTCCCTTTCCAATTAACTCGAAAGGATAATTCCCATGCTCCCGGATGATGAACCACGCATCCCGCTTATCGATGCCGCAGGTGAATTCAACCACGCAGAAATTGCGATCGGCAATCCAGACATCATCGGCAACAATGGTTTCAAGCACCGTTTTCAACATTGAGCGTTCTTGTGCATGGCCGTCTTCACAAGGAAACACATCGATGGGCAGGTGTAACATCGGATCATACACAACCAATGATTTTCCTGGAAGCGGACCCGCCGCTATGGACCGCAACTCTTTGATTCGGTGATGACTTTTTTCGATACAGTTGCCATCAAGCAGCTTGATCCGTTTGCCAGGCAAAGGGGAGTTCTGTTTCCCCAACAGCTTTTGGATAATTGGTTCCACTTGCTCAGCGGCATATCGGACCAACGCTGCCGATGTGCTGGGTTCCATGCCGTTCAACTTGTTGTAAATTGACGTGATTGAAACGGTAATATCCTCTTTTGAGGTCTGGAAAGCCGCGTGAATCGACCGCTGGCTGCCCTGGACAACCTGGCTCATCAGGTTAAAAAGGGTCGAAAACAAAAGGTCCTTTGTGTATTGCTCCTTTGCTGTGGTATCGAACCATTCGTCTAACTGCTCGGGATTCAGCACCCGCTCTACCATGCCGCGGGCCATAACGGAAATCGGGGAACTCTTGATGAACGGCGTGAAAACAGGACTCAACATAGGATCCACCTCCTCTGGGTACAGTTGTTTTGCTGTACCGTACTTCAGACAGAGGCATTTGTTCAGTGTTTTATACATAAGTTCAATCAGTTAAAGTGGCCCGATAGTACTACCTTGAAAGGGCTGGTCAAGGCACCAAAGTCGATGCCAAAGATAGTAGCGGAGTAACTGCACTTATGTACGCATCAGAACATGGCCATAAAGACATTGTAGCTATTCTTCTGAACCATGGTGCCGATCCCAACGTTCAAGATTCAAATCAAGGATTGACAGCATTAATGGTTGCCTGCTAAGGCCACACTGATGTTGTACACCTTCTACTTGATGCCAATGCAGATGTTAACTTGAAAGACACCGGTGTGGACCTGGGCATCACCGCCCTCATAAGCGCCTCACAGTATGGGTATCTTGACATTGTCGAAGCATTAATAGCTAAAGGCGCTGATGTAAATGCAAAAAGCAAATTAAATCGAACTGCGCTTATGGTAGCCTCAATGTATGGTCATACAAAGGTTGCAAAAACACTATTAGCTAATGGTGCGAAAGTGAATATTAAAGACTCGAAGTATGGTATAACTGCGCTTATGGGAGCAGCAGCAAATGGACATAAGGAGACCATCAATTTGCTAATAGATAATAAAGCTATTGTTGATACGTCGGATAACCGAGGTATGACTGCTGCGGACTGGGCGAAAGCCAAAGGACACGATTCCATTGCAAGGCAACTCAAGAAAACTATCAGTGAATAAAGCCAAAAAAATGAGGGTATTAGATGAAGCGATTAATTATAGTATTTCTGACAGTCTTAATTGCCACAAGTAATTTAGGAATTGCAGTTGCTAAAATCGAGGGGGCATCTAACGATATCGAAACCTCGGAAAGTTCAGGTGACAACCAGAAAATCGAAGGTGAAGGCTTTCCTGATGGTTTCATTACTGGGTTGATTTCTATGATCGGATATCCAATGGTATTCATTACTTCAGCTATAAAAATGGATTTTAGTTTATTACGTGGATATTTTATTAGAAATTGGGTGAATCATTCTGGTCCATTCATTTTTGGTAATGTATTAGGCCTGTTAATAGGGTGGATCATCGTGGTTGGCATTGGAGCTGCTCTAAACTCTAATAAAGGCCGAACAAATAAATCCAGCGGACGCAAAAAGTCGCGCCGCTGATTTCAGCGTTATGTTTTCTTATATGAACTGGAATTATTATGGATAAGGAATTAATTGAAATAATAGGGGAAGTAGCTGGAGAACCTTTGTCTCTTGTAGCTTACTTAGCGATTATTGCATTATTTTCATGGAGAGCATGGCTTAATACGAAGCCAGTCAAAGAAGCTGAAAAAATATTGGATAAGTATAAGAATGATATTGATAGAAACAAGGCATTAGAACACCTGATTGGTAATTCAATCCCAGACAAGATAGGAGAAGAAAAAATAATTGAATGGGTAAAATTAAAAAGTAAGGAAAAAACAAGGAAAATGTTAGTGCTTGCATATATTGCCACACTAGTAACGATACTTAGTATATCTGCATTCGCATATGATAAGCACAAAAGACAAAAATCAAACCTAGAACTAATAGA
This window harbors:
- a CDS encoding DNA cytosine methyltransferase translates to MRIGFEEHGGRCVFSSEWNNFAQKTYLENFPNSATHSEDRGSHQINQLT
- a CDS encoding IS4 family transposase → MLSPVFTPFIKSSPISVMARGMVERVLNPEQLDEWFDTTAKEQYTKDLLFSTLFNLMSQVVQGSQRSIHAAFQTSKEDITVSITSIYNKLNGMEPSTSAALVRYAAEQVEPIIQKLLGKQNSPLPGKRIKLLDGNCIEKSHHRIKELRSIAAGPLPGKSLVVYDPMLHLPIDVFPCEDGHAQERSMLKTVLETIVADDVWIADRNFCVVEFTCGIDKRDAWFIIREHGNYPFELIGKGKYIGKIETGAVYEQPIRVRDEAGEEHPFRRIRVKLKGETRDGDTEILIITNLSKSAANAKTVARLYRDRWTIETAFQRLAEYLNSEINTLGYPRAALFGFCVALVAYIGMSVVKAALGSVHGIDFIDQNVSGYYVANEIEGVYQGMMIVIDVEHWVVFRDMPTGDLVRLLKKLSGNVKLSKYQKHPRGPKKPRPKRIAMKNKPHVSTARILAERKK
- a CDS encoding transposase, which encodes MARAYRHFIPGYNWHITHRCHKRDFLLKFAKDRTRWMELLFEAKMKFSLSILNFIITSNHIHLILSSSENPQAIPGAMQLIAGRTAQEYNRRKKRKGAFWQDRYHATAIESGKHLWRCLVYVDLNMVRAGVVNHPSEWKWSGYHEIQHPKDRYRLIDHRALKRLLNVDSHERLATAHLDWISSQLIEKPQRQKHFVESIAVGGEPFIKKLQTALGIKSIGKKKRRLRSDEYHLRETIEKYGNEDRIPQHKDELKEPWDNTIPLVL
- the ltrA gene encoding group II intron reverse transcriptase/maturase; the encoded protein is MNIKPQQMEMFVASRLAESLGGREQLLELILERRNVLRAMNQVVANKGAPGVDGMKTNHLKGYLKRHWPKIKQDLLNGDYRPLPVRRKEIDKPDGGVRLLGIPTVLDRLIQQTIAQVLEQIWDPTFSEYSYGFRPGRSAHDAVLQAKGYLLDGYTHVVDMDLSKFFDRVNHDRLLSRLATRVRDKRVLKLIRRYLTAGTMIGGLVSPSIEGTPQGGPLSPLLSNIVLDELDKELEKRGHQFVRYADDFRIYCKSRKAAERVNKSITKFITAKLKLKVNEEKSAVSRPWLRKFLGFTFISMCGQTKIRIHRKTISRFKERVRELTNRNQGRSLSQIIKDLNQYLIGWWNYYRLTEARHLFKSLNGWIIRRLRCVVWKQWKNPRTKVRNLKKLGIAHKDAMLCGNARKKYWRMSKVKWVIFALPNRYFFERGLFLPAQ
- a CDS encoding ABC transporter substrate-binding protein codes for the protein MISITSASKMKFVFFVCSFIISIFNIGWAGNGPDFNRVLLSAENGDLESQYLLGELYQYGEEVKRIKSIHYDGKPVQENFKEAARWYLKAANQGHIYAPFHLGCLYESGKGVQQSNIEAIKWYQKAANHGHKPSQDRMKWVMRLERGTLIRTLQSTINKTITTLDLDVNTTSFVEIGEDKRASIRSILSGLFDFHEFSRCALGNRYWNQFTSEQQQSFLILHQKLLENGFIKFMIGYLSDENNNGEEVAFKMEKGIQRNSNHFFSLKYKGDQKAYKNDENRPFMFATLEQSGSNFFTFDFFVKDGVWKAYDYHVSGISIANHQQSDFRDILVKDSPERLLGKLQKEINKQNYEAHLKKTSVTKTPKKVPLLKPDSFDARELNYETELTALFLGDFNNARLKPDSVIVSAIYKNYLEAYGKHCDACLPGNKVPITVSKCAKERITRDIWGNESSSCIEWVEVPTGLFADPRLYNSSNRLSYDAGIGMAFKGIGSDAFSVRGDIDDAVSLGNDMDQLVRQNGCQSAALKRFERNLYRFVEKQPPLRLPGKETLASIHEKVKINLDSDHQPFQGSTFTFFSPQEFLRLRHVVYFSLQFALAVVF